A region from the Lolium perenne isolate Kyuss_39 chromosome 4, Kyuss_2.0, whole genome shotgun sequence genome encodes:
- the LOC127348267 gene encoding uncharacterized protein, with amino-acid sequence MARTSRSVPVAATVCLLLLLAAVASATAGARLERGRELLAEDAGSPPVALSDEQPPDGHLSYRIVKGILEKASGQSVRVDLEKQKGDALKPLMNIP; translated from the exons ATGGCAAGGACAAGCAGGAGCGTGCCCGTGGCGGCGACAgtgtgcttgctgctgctgctcgccGCGGTGGCCTCAGCGACGGCGGGGGCGCGCCTCGAACGTGGCCGGGAGCTGCTGGCGGAAGACGCCGGGAGCCCCCCGGTGGCGCTGTCCGACGAGCAGCCTCCCGATGGCCACCTCAGCTACCGCATcgtcaaaggcatcctcgagaA GGCCAGCGGCCAGAGCGTCCGTGTGGACCTGGAGAAGCAAAAAGGGGATGCGCTCAAGCCACTTATGAATATTCCCTAG